GTCAATAGTGAAGTAATCTTCTCTTTCTTCATTGGTAATCAGTTTCAGCTTCAGGATATATCCTTTAACGCTTCCATCATCCAACAATTCTGTTTCTTTGAAGTCTACAAGCTGACCAATAAAATCAAAACATGCATAGTTCGGAACATCATTACTTGGTGCATAAGTGGTAAAATCTTCACTCACAGAAGTTCCTTCAGGTAAATCAAAACTCTGATGAACATCAAGGATCAGAACAATACCACTGATATTTACATTCAAATGAGGCTGTGTCAGATATTTGTTTCTATTTTCAGCATAATCGGTTGCAAAGAACCAAATTCCGAAAGTATTTCTAGCCGGACCAGCCACGATTGCCTGCAAATTCAATGCATTTTCCCATTCCCGGATTGATCTTGTTTCAAAATCTAAAGTATAATCAGTTTTTACTTCCGGAATTATTGTACTAAGTTCTTCTGTAAAAACGGTTTTAAATCTTACATCTTCAAATTCAGTTTTGCTTTTACCCTCATCAGACGGATCAGAAACGGTGGACTGCATTAAAACATTCGTCAGATATTGCCCGTAATCTTTAGTCTGAAAATTTTCATGACCAAAAATCCCGCTCCATGTATTCACAAGATTATGAATATTCGATTTTCTTATGATAATTCCCGCTTCGTTAGTAGTCTCCGGAGCTTTGATACCTTCCATATTCGGGAAATAATCTTTACCGTCGATCAGCTGGGTATTCATAATCTCATTATTTTCTTCATGAGAAAATTCAGCAAAACCTTTATAAGTAACGTTATTATTCTCAAAAATGTAAGGTAATCCTGTTTTCGCTTTATCACTACCTTTGAAATGATAAGAAATTGAAATTGCCTTAAACTCTTCTTCTTTGGCTGCCGGATTATGATTACCGTTATCATCAAACTGAGAGTGATAAAGGATCATATAAGATTTGATCTTACCTGCCTGAAGTTCATTTTCAAACTTCTCTTCCATATTGGAGACCGCCTCCTGAGGGGGAAGAGCATAAGCATCTTCTGTTACCATATAGGCAAAACCTTCTACTTCGCCATTTTCTTTTTCAAAAGCTGAAATAGGAGTATATTCTCCTCTTAACTGAAGTGCAATAGAATACACGATATAATCATTATAAATCTTGATCTTCTCGTACTCTTCATTTACCTTATACTCTTCTACTGGTTGTGAAGGAGCTTCTGGTATTGTATCTACAAATTCTTCCTCTACTTCCTCTACTACTCTTTCCTCTGGCATTTCCACCACATCAACCGAAGTGCTTACATTCTCCTGTTTATTGTTTTTCTTTTTAAAAAAATCAAAGATTCCCATACTGTTATTTATAATTGGCGGTAAATATAATAAAAGGGATCAATAGGCTCATCATAAAAAAAATGTCATTCTGTCAGTTTATCTCCCGTTGTATTTTTTTTCGAAAAATATTTCCCACTTATTAAAATAGGTGCAGGCATTATTAATAAAAAAATCGGTGAAGCTCCGGGCTTCACCGATTTTTCATTAATTAGGTTTGTCGTCTGTTAGCTCAAATCCCCAATCTTTTCCTTTTTGGATCGCTGGAATACCTTTTGTCATCCAGACCGGAGCTTTAGCTCCTTTGAGATAATAATCAAAAAACTGCTGTTCACGAATTTGGATATCTTTCCTATTCTGGCGCTTTATAAGATTGTGATCATCGCCATTATAATTCAGAAGCCATACAGGTTTTCCGAGGCGGCGCAATGCTGTAAACATTTCTATCCCCTGATACCATGGCACTGCTCCATCTTTATCATTACTCATAATCACTACCGGAGTTTTTACTTTGTCAATGGCAAAAAGCGGTGAGTTCTTAATATAAAGCTCAGGGGCTTCCCATAAAGTTTTCCCCAATCTGCTTTGTGATTTTTCATACTGAAACTGTCTGTTCATTCCTGAACTCCATCGGATTCCTCCATACGCGGAAGTCATATTCACAACAGGAGCACCACTCCAGGCGGCTGCATACATATTGGTATGAGCAATAAGATAAGCTACCTGATAACCACCCCAGCTCTGTCCCTGAATTCCGATTTTCGAGCCATCTACCCATGCATTCTGCTTCAGCTTTTCAACTCCGGAATTAATATAATCCATCGCAGATTCCCCGGGAAGACCATCTACATAAGAAATATCAGGGGTAAAAACCAGATATCCGTTGCTCACAAAATAAGAAATATTTAATCTTGAAGGTGTTGGAGCCGGTTCTACATATCGGTTCAGGTTATCCGAAAGCTTTTCATAGAAATAGACAATCATAGGATACTTTTTGTTCGGATCGAAGTTTTCCGGTTTGTATAAAATACCTGTAGAGGTATTTCCTTTTGGCGTTGTCCAGTTCACAAGTTCATCAGTACCCCAATTATAAAGGCTTTGTTGCTGGTTTGTATTGCTCAGTTTTTGCTGTTCCAAGAAATCAGATGTAGCAAAAATGTTTGGAGAATCAGTATAGGACTCTTTTACTAAGATATATTCTTCCGTATTTTTCGCTTTCTGAAGACTTCTATATCCCCAGACATTTTCCATCTGGATTTTCACTGGGTCAGAATTCGACTGAATAGATGTTTTAAAAATTCCGTTCGCCTTGGATATATTATCAAATGCTGACAAGTAGATAGGTGATTTTCGGTTTAAACTTTTAATATCTTTATCTAAGTCGTAGGTATCAAATGTTATTTTATTCTTACGTCCAAATCCATTGGTAATATTTCTCGGTTTTTTCGACCCGTTCAGGAAAAACTCCCAAAGGTCGAAACGGTCCCGGATAATCACAGACTCATCATTATCTGTCCACGATGCGATACCATAAGCATTTGGAAAATCCGGCATATCAAACTCTTCGTCAACGAAAGAAACCGGCAATCCGATATTGAGAGGATGAATTTGTTTTGTTTTAACATTATAACTGGACCATTGCCCTTTCTCAATGTCAAAAATCACAACAAAATTCCCAAGTGGAGATACAGCAATTGATCCGTCTAAATCTTTAATGACTTCCGTTCTTTCTCCTGTTTTATTATCGATCAGGAAATACGTTTTCTTTGTTGCCCCTTCCCATTGTGAAGGAATACGGTTATTCAAACTTGTAATACCTATGGTAAAGGCAGCATTGCCCTGGTTTACCAATCGTAAAGTATCCAAATCCTCTCCGTCAATATTTCTAAAGAAATCCGGTTTTTCTGTCTGCATTACTGCAGCATACGATTTTTTCAGATCATTTTTCAATTCCTTTAGCTGTACCGTTTGGAGATAATCATCTTTATAATTCCAGATATCTACAACAGCATGGTCATTTGCAATCATTGCGGTATCTTTCGCTATAGGTTTTGGAGCAACACCAAAATACAGCTGCTTTCCATTCTTGCTGAATAAGGGTAAACGGTTTTCGGAAACTACCCAATCCTTTTTCATCTGTGCATGGTCATTGCTTACAATTTCTTTTTTATTTCCTTTAAAATTAAAGTAATACAACTGATACAGTTTCACCAGATCATTCTGTGCAGAAGAAGTTCCTACAAATGCCAATTGGTTTCCATCTTCATCAAAAGACAGCTGAGAAAAATCGCCTTCCATTTCCGAGATCTTATTTACAGATCCTTTCTGCAGATCTACTACCTGTATGGTTTGAAATGCATATTTCTTTGGCTTTGATTTGTCATTATCTTTTTTATCAGCAGGTTTTTCATCTACTGCATCTTTGTCACCCTTTTTATCCTTGCTGATTTTCTCTTCAGGTTTTTTGGTCACAAAAGCAAGCTGCTTTCCGTTTTTACTGAATTCATAGCGGATTACATTATCATATGTAGTACTCCTACCATTCAAAAGATTACGTACTACCAACTGCAGTGGCTTTACATTTTTATCATCATCTTTATTCTCTTCTCCATCATCTTTATCAGAAGCATCATCCGAAGATTTATCATTTACATTTTCAAGAATATAAGCAATATAAGAAGCTGTCTTCTCAGGAGTTTTAAATGATTTTACATTAGGAATTTTTTCCGTCTGACCACTCAGAAAATCTACTATTGCAAGGCTGTCTTTTGTTAATTTATTTTTTTTAAGCTTTTTATCTTTTACTGCTTTTATATCCTTATACAATGGACGGATTTGAAAAACAGCAAATCTCGAATCATCCGTAAAAGCTACTTTTGTTCCTCTGGCAAACTTCTTTGACGTTTTATTTTTAACTGAATACAAAAGAAGGTTAGAATTTCCTTCCTGAGGATCTACAGAATAGGCTACCCATTTTCCGTCATTTGAGATTTTTCTCGTGCCTATATTCTGCCAGCTGTCATAGACAGAATGGTCTAAAGGCTTTTTCTGTCCATACACACAACAGGTCATTATGAGCAGAATAAAAACTGTACATTTCAACTTCATTTTAAAAAAATTTAAGGATTAAAAGTACTATATTTCTTTGATAAATCCACATGATGCATTTGTTTCATTATAAATAGAAACAATGTCATTCTGTCATATTCCTCTGAGTGGTATTTTTTTTGAGAAATATTTGAAAATTAAAAAATCTAAATATGATGACGAAAGGAAATATTAATGTATCTGTGGAAAACATTTTCCCGCTTATTAAAAAATTTCTTTACAGTGACCACGAAATATTCTTAAGAGAATTAATTTCTAACGCTACTGATGCTACTTTGAAATTGAAACACCTTACTAGCATTGGAGAAGCAAAAGTAGAATATGGCAATCCGAAACTTGAAGTTAAAATTGATAAAGACCAGAAAACACTACGCATCATCGATCAGGGAATCGGTATGACAAGTGAAGAGGTTGAGAAATACATCAATCAGGTTGCATTTTCAGGAGCTGAAGAATTTTTGGAGAAATATAAAGATTCTGCAAAAGACTCAGGAATTATCGGACATTTCGGTCTTGGATTCTACTCTGCATTCATGGTTGCTGAAAAAGTAGAGATCCTTACCAAGTCTTATAAAGATGAACCGGCTGTACGTTGGATCTGTGATGGAAGTCCGGAATTTACTCTTGAAGAAACTACTGACAAAACTGACAGGGGAACAGAAATTATTCTTCATATTGCAGAAGATTCTGTAGAATTTTTAGAAGAAGCCAAAATACGTGAGTTATTATTAAAATACAATAAATTCATGCCTGTTCCGATCAAGTTCGGAACTAAAACACATACCCTTCCATTACCGGAAAACGCTCCGGAAGATGCTGTTGCTGAAACTGAAGAAGTAGACAATATTATCAACAACCCCGTGCCGGCATGGACGATCGCTCCAAGTGAACTAACGAACGAGGATTACATGAAGTTCTACCACGAGCTGTATCCTATGCAGTTTGAGGAACCTCTATTCAATATACATCTGAATGTTGATTATCCTTTCAACCTTACCGGAGTTCTATTCTTCCCAAAACTGAGCAACAACTTAAATATAGATAAGGATAAAATTCAGCTGTATCAGAATCAGGTATTCGTAACGGATGAAGTAAAAGGAATCGTTCCGGATTTCCTAATGCTTCTGAGAGGAGTAATTGATTCTCCGGATATCCCATTGAATGTTTCCCGTTCTTATCTCCAGGCAGATGGTGCTGTAAAAAAGATTTCTTCTTACATCACTAAAAAAGTAGCCGACAAAATGGCTTCTCTAATCAACGAAAACCGTGAAGATTATGAGACAAAATGGAATGATATCAAAATCGTAATTGAATACGGAATTATTACAGAAGAGAAGTTTGCTGAAAAAGCAGATAAATTCACATTATACCCTACAACAGACGGAAAATACTTCCTGTGGAATGAACTGATTGAAAAAATCCAGCCTGCCCACACAGATAAAGACGGTAATACGGTAATTCTTTATGCAACCAATGCAGATGAGCAGCACAGCTATATTCAGGCAGCAAATGATAAAGGTTACGAGGTCCTGTTATTAGATTCTCCTGTTGTATCTCACGTGATTCAAAAACTGGAAACATCAAAAGAGAAGATTTCCTTTGCCAGAGTTGATGCTGACCACATAAACAACCTTATCAAAAAAGATGAACCTGTCATTTCAAAATTGAATGAAACTGAAAAGGAATCTTTAAAAAAGAATGTGGAAGAAGCCATTCAGGATTCTAAGTTTACTGTACAACTGGAAGATCTTGACAGCACTGATGCTCCGTTTACCATTACCCAGCCGGAATTCATGAGAAGAATGAAAGAAATGCAGGCTACCGGCGGTGGCGGTATGTTCGGAATGGGCGGTTTTCCGGAAATGTACAATCTTGTTGTGAACTCCAACAGTGAACTTTCTAATCAGATTTTAAAGACTGAAAATACTGAGGAAAAAGAAAGTCTGATCAAATATGCATTAGACCTTGCAAAACTTTCGCAAAACTTACTGAAAGGAAAAGACCTGACAGATTTTGTACAGAGAAGCTATAAGCAACTCGAAAAATAATATACAAGAGACTGTTTCGAAATGAAACAGTCTTTTTTTTGTGTTGGATATAGGGAGCTATTGAGGAAAGCAAATGTGTAAGTTTCGTAACAGATCATATTTTTAAGAATCAAGGGTTTAATCTTAAATAAAATCAAGAATAACACTGATTATCAATCAACAACCATTATTTAAATTCCCAAATTTTCATTTTTTTGAGCTTTTAAACTTCTGTAAATATGAAAAACTTCTAAAAATAATTAGTAATATGATTTGAAAATATTGATAATATGAACCTTTTGATTCTGTTTTTTAGTTTTTATTATTTTAATGCACATTTTTACTGTTTTAAGTTGTATACATTGTACTTTTTCTCCATTTTTGTATAAAATGCCGGATATGCAAAAAGAAAAATTACGTCTTCTCAGAAAACAAAAAGGCTACACGCAACAGCAAGTGGCTGATTTTATAGCAACAGATGTATCCAACTACAGCAGAAAGGAAAATGGTGATGTAAAAATCATCTCTGATGAATGGGAAAAACTTGCCCGTTTTTTAAATGTGCCTGTAGAGGAAATTTATGAAGATGAAGAAGCTAAATTAGTTGTGAATAATGATCATCCTGTATTTAATGACAATTCAGGGACTTCAGCTGGTTCAATTAATACTCAAAGTAATTACAGTAATATTCCGGAATCTATTATTGAAAACCTACAAGGGTATATTGCTTTATTAAGAGAAGAAAATGAAAGGCTTAAAGAGGAATTAAAGGCCTCCCAAAGAATCAGAAAATAATTTTTCAGATTCACAGAGGGATTAATTAATGATAAAAAGAATCCAGCAGCGGCTGGATTCTTTTATATTACAGATGTTCAATTGCTTTCAAAATCTCCTCTTTATTGTTTATTATCCCTTCAATATGATCTCCTTTAGACTCAATGAAAATTTTAGCCGCCGATGATGTATTATCGAAAACAAGTTTCCCTTGTTCATAAGGAATGGTTTGATCATCTTTAGCATGAATAACGAGTATAGGAAGCTGTCCTAAAGCCTTTACATCTTCTTTAGCTGAATAGGGAGAAATTAAAGTCTGCAAGATCATATCTCTATACTGTGGCGAAAAATGTGCGGCAATATCAGTAAAAGAAGCCATTGGGCAATCTAAAATCAATCCGGAAATTTTAGAAGCATTATCTTTAGCAAGGTGTGCTGCAATCTGAGTCCCCAATGATGCTCCATAGAAATAAACCTTCGTATTTTTTATATCCGGTCTCTTCATCAGCTCATCAAAAAATTTCTGCCCGTCTTCTGCTACATTTTTATGAGTTGGTCTTCCTGTTGATCTTCCGTATCCCCTGAAATCGATCATTACAACCTGATATCCTGCGTCCACTAAAGGTTTTGTCATAAACTGGTAGGTAGTTACATTTCCCGCAGCGCCATGAAAAAAGAAAATAGTCTTTTTAATTTCTTTTTGTTTCGGCTTTGCGATGAAGGCAGTAATGATATTATCTTCTACGGGGAATTTAACCGAATCTGAAATCTTCATTTCAAAAGGCTTCATTGTCTTATGAGGCTGATAGAATTTATCATCCATCTGTGCTTTTGAAAATACGGCAAGAAAAAGAAATACAAGGGTAAGAATTGAGTTTGGTTTCATGATGTTAGTTTTTAATTATGAACCAAAGGTATTGTGGTGGCTGGCCATTTGAAAAAATATATACCTGAACTGTATAATTCTTTACCTGAATCGTAAAAACTTAGACCCTAAATTTCATTCAATGGGTCCCAAAACAATTTTTTAAAATTTTTTATTCTAAAATTTTCAATCACAATTCCCTCTGCTTCCAGCTTTGGCTGAAATTCCGGAACGGACAAAATTCCTGAACTGGAAATCACGCGGTGCGCCGGAACATCTTTTGGGCAACCTCCCATCGCTTTTCCTACATGGCGCGAATGATTAGGGTATCCTACAGCTTTTGCTATTGCTCCATAGGTTGAAACCCTTCCTTTAGGAATAAGCTTTGCGACTTCATATACCTGCTTTTTGAAAATTTCATCCATTATTATTGTTTTTAAAAGTTTTTAGGAAGCTGTGATTATTTTTGCATCATTTTTGAACTGTTATTTACTCAATGATGTTTCATTAAAAGATAAAGATATGAAAAAATCATTTTTCCGGCTGCTGAATGCGGTCAATAAAAAAGTTCTTCCGAAGCTGAGTAATAAAGATCCTAATAGTCTGACGAAGGTTGAGAAAGGTATTATGGCCTACAGGTATTTTGTATTGGTCAATTCTTTAGAGTAACGTTATACCATATTGTTGTAAAATATTCAATGCATTTATGTCAGTATTGAGCTGTAGATCTTCGAAACATTGGAAGGCTCAAAGGATTTTATCAAGATAAAATTGTATACTGTAAAAAACTTATCACAGCACAAATAAAAAGCGCTCCAAATCAATTGAAGCGCTGATATTTTCACTCTCCTTCGAGATCGTTTATTCTTAAGAATTCTCTAAAATATAAGAGAACATTAATGGTGCACAGATCGTTGCATCACTTTCAACGATAAATTTCGGTGTTGTGATATCCAGTTTACCCCAAGTGATTTTCTCATTTGGAACTGCTCCTGAGTATGAACCATAAGATGTAGTAGAGTCAGAAATCTGGCAGAAATAAGACCAGAAAGGAATGTCATGCATTTCCATATCCTGATATAGCATTGGTACTACACAGATTGGGAAATCTCCCGCAATACCTCCTCCGATTTGGAAGAAACCAACTCCTTTACCTGCTGAGTTCTTAGTATACCAATCTGCAAGGTAAGTCATATATTCAATACCTGACTTCATTGTCGTAGCAGTAAGCTCTCCTTTGATACAGTAAGAAGCGAAAATATTACCCATTGTAGAATCTTCCCATCCCGGAACTACGATTGGCAAGTTTGCTTCTGCAGCAGCAATCATCCATGAGTTTTCTCTAGGAATTTCGTAATACTGCTCCAGCACCCCTGAAAGAATCATTTTGTACATAAATTCGTGAGGGAAATATCTTTCTCCTTTAGCTTCTGCATCTTTCCAGATTTCAACGATATGCTTCTGCAATCTTCTGAATGCTTCTTCTTCAGGAATACAAGTATCTGTAACTCTGTTTAGTCCTCTTTCTAATAGGTCCCATTCCTGCTGAGGGGTAAGGTCTCTATAATCAGGAACTCTTTCGTAGTGAGAGTGAGCCACAAGGTTCATAAGATCCTCTTCAAGGTTTGCTCCTGTACAAGAGATGAAGTCCACTTTTCCCTGACGGATCATTTCTGCAAGGATTTTTCCTAATTCAGCAGTAGACATTGCTCCTGCTAAAGTAATCATCATTTTTCCACCATCTTTAAGATGCGCCACATATCCTTTAGATGCATCTACCAACGCTGCCGCATTGAAATGCAGAAAATATTTTTCTATAAATTCAGAAATTGGTTTGTTCATTTTTTTAATTTTTGCAAAGATAAAACTTAAAAACGGAATGCAGTCAACCCACCTCAAGAAAGTCTCACGGAGGGGTTCTTTTTTATCATTTGTTAAATAGAAATGCCAAGTATAGCTAAGATAGAAGAGTTTTATAAGATAAAAACAGTACATTAATAAAAAGCGCAGCTTAAAAATAAGCCACGCTTTCAATGTAATTTAATAATATTCAGAAAAAGTTTATCCTTCCCAGGCTTCCACTTTTACAATTTCAATTTTTCTTTCTCCATCTTTAAAAGGCCAGTCAATAATATCTCCTACTTTATAGCCAACTACTGCAAGAGCAATATCTGAAAGAATAGAATGTTTATTTTTTTTAAGTTTTGCTTTGGTTGAAGGTACAAAAATATATTCATGCTCAAAGTCTAATGTATGATCTCTTAAAGTCACTTTTCTTTCTACCGTCACAATGTCAGCAGGCAGATCCCTTCTCAGAACCTGCTTAGCTTTTCTAAGCTCTTCGGTCAGTCTTTTCTCTTCCTCGATGCTCACTTTTTTTCTTCTGAGTGTATCTTTTATAGCATCATAAATTCCGGTGGTTACTATAATATGATTGGACATTTTTTAAAATTTTTAAAATTAAGATGCAGTTGTTCCCGATGATCCAATGTAGAATACAGGCATCAACAAGCCTTCTTCTATAGAAAACCGCAAAAAAGCAATAAATAAAAATCCGGAGAGCTTCCCTGCCTTGGACCCTGGCAGGGCTTAATTGATAAAGTCCTTAGAACTTTTCAGAAAAGAATCTGTATGAAGATAAAGTAACGACAACAACAGTCCTGACCGGCGTCGTTCTGCTGATAAAAGGATTGTTGCTGTCATTATTAAATTATTTTTTTAATTCTTACAAAGATAGAACTTAAAAACGGAATGCAGCGACTGCACTTAAAGAAACTCTCGTTAAGCCTTCTTTCTGATCATCCGGAAGGTCATAAGACTGTCCGTTCATTTTCATTTTAGTCAATGTTCCTGCGGTAACTCCAATTTTAGGACCAATCATAAAATTCTTGGAAATAGCGTATTGATAGCCGATTCCTGCTTCCAGACCAAGATTAGACCCAGTACCTTTGACAGATGCTGTTTTCGTAGTATAAGTAATTACCCCAAGAGATAGGTCGGCAATAAATTTGTGTTTCGTAGATTCATTATAGTTCGAAGCCATAATGGATGGACCAAAGAAAGTGATATTATCCTTAGTACTCACAGGCAAACCAATCTTTTGACCGCTCATATCATATCCGTACACTGTACCACTGCTGGAAGCACTGTAATTGGAGAATTTTGCCCCTATCCCTATATTTTTCACATGGTAATAAGCAGCGATCTCAAAATGAACTCCGTTTTTCAATCCTTTAATATAGTTTTTTTCTTCTCTTGAAAGTCCCGGTCCTGTTTCAGCAACCCTCCAGGCATATCCTACAGCAGGCATGATGGTTATTTTTTCCTGGGCAAAAGAAAGTAAAGAGCTGGAAATAACTCCTAATAGTATTAGTTTTTTTATCATGGTTTTTAAAAAATTTCCGGCAAAAATAAAAATTTTCGGGAAAGAACCAACTTAAAATTTAAAACGTCTGTTCTCTTTTTTATCAGAATTTTTTTTCTTGCTGTCTAATCTTTTTTGTTTTTGGGCTCTTGATGGTTTGGTTGCAGTCCTTTTTTTAGGAACAATCAATGCTTTATTGACGATCTCTATTATTTTTTCAATAGCTTTATTTTTATTCATCAGCTGGGTTCTGCTTTCAGAAACCGTCAGAAATAAGAAACCGTCAGCATTAATCCTGT
This genomic window from Chryseobacterium sp. MEBOG06 contains:
- the htpG gene encoding molecular chaperone HtpG, whose product is MTKGNINVSVENIFPLIKKFLYSDHEIFLRELISNATDATLKLKHLTSIGEAKVEYGNPKLEVKIDKDQKTLRIIDQGIGMTSEEVEKYINQVAFSGAEEFLEKYKDSAKDSGIIGHFGLGFYSAFMVAEKVEILTKSYKDEPAVRWICDGSPEFTLEETTDKTDRGTEIILHIAEDSVEFLEEAKIRELLLKYNKFMPVPIKFGTKTHTLPLPENAPEDAVAETEEVDNIINNPVPAWTIAPSELTNEDYMKFYHELYPMQFEEPLFNIHLNVDYPFNLTGVLFFPKLSNNLNIDKDKIQLYQNQVFVTDEVKGIVPDFLMLLRGVIDSPDIPLNVSRSYLQADGAVKKISSYITKKVADKMASLINENREDYETKWNDIKIVIEYGIITEEKFAEKADKFTLYPTTDGKYFLWNELIEKIQPAHTDKDGNTVILYATNADEQHSYIQAANDKGYEVLLLDSPVVSHVIQKLETSKEKISFARVDADHINNLIKKDEPVISKLNETEKESLKKNVEEAIQDSKFTVQLEDLDSTDAPFTITQPEFMRRMKEMQATGGGGMFGMGGFPEMYNLVVNSNSELSNQILKTENTEEKESLIKYALDLAKLSQNLLKGKDLTDFVQRSYKQLEK
- a CDS encoding deoxyhypusine synthase family protein, producing MNKPISEFIEKYFLHFNAAALVDASKGYVAHLKDGGKMMITLAGAMSTAELGKILAEMIRQGKVDFISCTGANLEEDLMNLVAHSHYERVPDYRDLTPQQEWDLLERGLNRVTDTCIPEEEAFRRLQKHIVEIWKDAEAKGERYFPHEFMYKMILSGVLEQYYEIPRENSWMIAAAEANLPIVVPGWEDSTMGNIFASYCIKGELTATTMKSGIEYMTYLADWYTKNSAGKGVGFFQIGGGIAGDFPICVVPMLYQDMEMHDIPFWSYFCQISDSTTSYGSYSGAVPNEKITWGKLDITTPKFIVESDATICAPLMFSYILENS
- the arfB gene encoding alternative ribosome rescue aminoacyl-tRNA hydrolase ArfB is translated as MKNFSKELSFKTSRSSGAGGQNVNKVETSVTVLWKVDASEFFDDDERIMIQNKLKNRINADGFLFLTVSESRTQLMNKNKAIEKIIEIVNKALIVPKKRTATKPSRAQKQKRLDSKKKNSDKKENRRFKF
- a CDS encoding prolyl oligopeptidase family serine peptidase, with protein sequence MKLKCTVFILLIMTCCVYGQKKPLDHSVYDSWQNIGTRKISNDGKWVAYSVDPQEGNSNLLLYSVKNKTSKKFARGTKVAFTDDSRFAVFQIRPLYKDIKAVKDKKLKKNKLTKDSLAIVDFLSGQTEKIPNVKSFKTPEKTASYIAYILENVNDKSSDDASDKDDGEENKDDDKNVKPLQLVVRNLLNGRSTTYDNVIRYEFSKNGKQLAFVTKKPEEKISKDKKGDKDAVDEKPADKKDNDKSKPKKYAFQTIQVVDLQKGSVNKISEMEGDFSQLSFDEDGNQLAFVGTSSAQNDLVKLYQLYYFNFKGNKKEIVSNDHAQMKKDWVVSENRLPLFSKNGKQLYFGVAPKPIAKDTAMIANDHAVVDIWNYKDDYLQTVQLKELKNDLKKSYAAVMQTEKPDFFRNIDGEDLDTLRLVNQGNAAFTIGITSLNNRIPSQWEGATKKTYFLIDNKTGERTEVIKDLDGSIAVSPLGNFVVIFDIEKGQWSSYNVKTKQIHPLNIGLPVSFVDEEFDMPDFPNAYGIASWTDNDESVIIRDRFDLWEFFLNGSKKPRNITNGFGRKNKITFDTYDLDKDIKSLNRKSPIYLSAFDNISKANGIFKTSIQSNSDPVKIQMENVWGYRSLQKAKNTEEYILVKESYTDSPNIFATSDFLEQQKLSNTNQQQSLYNWGTDELVNWTTPKGNTSTGILYKPENFDPNKKYPMIVYFYEKLSDNLNRYVEPAPTPSRLNISYFVSNGYLVFTPDISYVDGLPGESAMDYINSGVEKLKQNAWVDGSKIGIQGQSWGGYQVAYLIAHTNMYAAAWSGAPVVNMTSAYGGIRWSSGMNRQFQYEKSQSRLGKTLWEAPELYIKNSPLFAIDKVKTPVVIMSNDKDGAVPWYQGIEMFTALRRLGKPVWLLNYNGDDHNLIKRQNRKDIQIREQQFFDYYLKGAKAPVWMTKGIPAIQKGKDWGFELTDDKPN
- a CDS encoding MGMT family protein, with product MDEIFKKQVYEVAKLIPKGRVSTYGAIAKAVGYPNHSRHVGKAMGGCPKDVPAHRVISSSGILSVPEFQPKLEAEGIVIENFRIKNFKKLFWDPLNEI
- a CDS encoding helix-turn-helix transcriptional regulator; this encodes MQKEKLRLLRKQKGYTQQQVADFIATDVSNYSRKENGDVKIISDEWEKLARFLNVPVEEIYEDEEAKLVVNNDHPVFNDNSGTSAGSINTQSNYSNIPESIIENLQGYIALLREENERLKEELKASQRIRK
- a CDS encoding GreA/GreB family elongation factor — encoded protein: MSNHIIVTTGIYDAIKDTLRRKKVSIEEEKRLTEELRKAKQVLRRDLPADIVTVERKVTLRDHTLDFEHEYIFVPSTKAKLKKNKHSILSDIALAVVGYKVGDIIDWPFKDGERKIEIVKVEAWEG
- a CDS encoding alpha/beta hydrolase — protein: MKPNSILTLVFLFLAVFSKAQMDDKFYQPHKTMKPFEMKISDSVKFPVEDNIITAFIAKPKQKEIKKTIFFFHGAAGNVTTYQFMTKPLVDAGYQVVMIDFRGYGRSTGRPTHKNVAEDGQKFFDELMKRPDIKNTKVYFYGASLGTQIAAHLAKDNASKISGLILDCPMASFTDIAAHFSPQYRDMILQTLISPYSAKEDVKALGQLPILVIHAKDDQTIPYEQGKLVFDNTSSAAKIFIESKGDHIEGIINNKEEILKAIEHL